AGGGAGACCTCCTTGGCGGCCAGCTGGCGGCGGCGCACCTCCTGCCGGACCCGCTTGGGCGAGGCCTCACCGCGCAGGTCGGCCCGCAGGAAGTAGTGCAGGAGGGTGCCGTCGAGCACCGGCTCCAGCCACACCTCCATCGTTCCGACCAACGCCCCCGCCACCGTCCAGCGCAGTCCCTGGATGCCCCGATCGAGGTAGACGTCCAGAATGAGGTCGGGCCAGTACCGGGCCCAGGAGGAGGGCT
This DNA window, taken from Saccharothrix variisporea, encodes the following:
- a CDS encoding polyketide cyclase / dehydrase and lipid transport, translated to MPSVDVVDETFLAVPPEVVVSAFAEPSSWARYWPDLILDVYLDRGIQGLRWTVAGALVGTMEVWLEPVLDGTLLHYFLRADLRGEASPKRVRQEVRRRQLAAKEVSLGLKLTLEAGRAPGVPPALP